In ANME-2 cluster archaeon, a single window of DNA contains:
- a CDS encoding type II toxin-antitoxin system RelE/ParE family toxin — protein MSYEFEITETLLRKFKKLQKKDKVLFLACRKKISEIIQNPLHYKHLKYEDRFRVHVGGSFVMTYRVFEEEKLILFLDIEHHDRVYL, from the coding sequence ATGTCTTATGAGTTTGAAATTACTGAAACTCTCCTTCGAAAATTCAAAAAACTTCAAAAAAAGGATAAAGTGCTCTTTTTGGCATGCCGCAAAAAGATTAGCGAGATCATACAGAATCCATTGCATTACAAACATCTGAAATATGAAGACCGTTTTAGGGTGCATGTTGGCGGTTCGTTCGTTATGACATACAGAGTATTTGAAGAAGAAAAACTGATACTCTTTCTGGATATTGAACATCACGACAGGGTATATCTGTAA